Part of the Candidatus Brocadia sinica JPN1 genome, AAAGCGGAAAATGTCATGCTGAATCCTGATCTTCATCAGGACATGCTTATTTCAGCATCTTCTATCAAAAATACTCTTCCGATTCGTTCGGATTAGGGTATTTTATGAACAATGTTGTATAACTTTGTACAATGTTAGACGCATCAGCACAAAAAGTAACCATCTCTGAAGTTGAGAAGAATTTCATACTTAAGGGAATATTGTCGGTAATAAAAAAGGTTGTCACTGCGCAGCAGTTTGATATATGGTTTTCCTGCCTCAGTGTATTTTCTCTTACAAACAATAGTATTACGTTTGTTGCGCCAAACAATTTTATCAGGGATTGGCTTAACAGTAATTACAGCGACCTTTTTTCCAGCGCCGTTTATAAGGTATTAAACTCTTCCCGGGAAGTAATTATTTCCACCGAAGACGAGGTCTTTGAACAACCGCCAGTACTTTCGTTTTTTTCAAATGGTTCTGTTCATGATGCTATGGGTATTTCTGATGAGCATTACTCGATACCACTAAACAAATACTATAGCTTTGAGAACTTTGTTGTGGGACCATGTAACAGGCTCGCACACGCTGCAGCAGTTGCAGTATCAGAGTCCCCCGGTCATGCGTATAACCCTTTATTTATTCATGGAGCCTCAGGTTTGGGAAAGACACACCTTCTTCACGCCATAAACAATGTATTAGCTTCCAAATATACCATGAAGACTCTTTTTTTGTCATGTGAACGCTTTGTAAATCATTATATATCCACGATACGGTCAAATAGCTGGGATTCATTCAGGGAATTATACAGAAATGCTGATGCGCTCCTTATAGACGATATACAGCTCTTTGAAAATTCGCAGGGAAGCAGGGAAGAATTTTTCCATACCTTTAATACCCTTTACAACGCAAAAAAACAAATAGTCATCACCAGTGACTGCCTCCCGGAATCTATAGCATCCCTTGAGGACAGACTTGTCTCCCGTTTTAAATGGGGGCTCCTCTGTGGCATAGATAGTGCAACCATAGAAACCCGCATTGCAATTGTAGAAAAAAAGGCATCTCTCTGGGGCATCAATCTATCTCATGAAGTTGCGTCGTATCTGGCAGAAAACCTGTCCGGCAACATCAGGGAACTTGAAGGCGCTATCGCACGGCTAAATAAAGAAGAAAAGGTAACAAAAAACAGTATTACGCTGGACCTTGCCAAAAAAGTTATTCAGGGACTTTCGGGAAATAAAAAAGCGGTTAGTATTGAGGCTGTTATTGAAGCTGTTTCCAGGAGGTTCCATGTAACTGTATCGCAACTTCAATCAAAACGCAGAACGAGAAGCCTGGCACTACCAAGACAAATAGTGATGTATCTTTCAAGAAAGCTAACAAATATGTCGCTTGTGGAAATTGGGGGTTATATCGGCGGAAGGGACCACTCAACCGTAATCCATGCAGATGAAAAGATAACACAAATGTTAAAAAAAGATAAAAATCTCCTCTTTATTTTACAAAAATTGGAAAATGAATTACAAAAGTAACAGGTTTATAACATGTAGAAAGTTCGTAATGTTTTCCGGAGACTAAACGCCGGGAATCGGATGCTGATAAAATCAAACCCTGTATATACGATACTTACAAACCATGGTTTCTACAGGTTTTCTACAGGTTACCAGGTGATTTATCTCTATGTTTTATTAGTTGTTATGACATTTAATTCTGGTTTTAGTCATCGTATAATAGTTTTACGATGTTTCTTTATATAAAAAAATATAAAACTTAGGAATAACATATGAATTTAATTTTTTCTGGAAATGATTTATACAATAATTTTAATTTAGTAACTGGTATAGTGCCATCTTCAACAATAAAAAATATACTGAAGGGAGTGAAAGTCGAAGTTAAGGATAACCGTGTAAAACTAACTGCAACTGATTTGGAGGTTTTGGTTAAGTGTTTGGCGCCAGTGAAGGAATGTGCCGGGGACGGTAGTATTGTTTTACCGGCGCTTCGCGTTAATAACATTCTGAGGGAATGGGCAGGTCATGATGAAGTAATAATGTCCATAGAGGGTAACGGTTGTGTGTTAAGGTCAAAAGGTGGACATTTTAAGATAGCTGGAGAAGATTCTGGGCAGTTTCCGGATGTCACCGTGACAGAGATAAGGGATTTTGTTGAGGCAGATGGTGCAGTTATTGGCGATATGGTGGGAAAAGTGGTTCATTCGGTGTCTACGGTAAAGGCAAGAAGTGTATTAAGTGGTGTTTTTGTAAGGATTTCCGGGGATGATATTATTATGGTGGCGGCGGATGGAAATAGAATGTCTTGTGTAAAACGTAAGGTGGATAATCCGGGTGGGGTCTCGATGGATGGTGTGATTGCGGTAAAGTGTTTGATGTTTCTGCAACGATTTGTGTCTGAATGTAAGGGTCCTTTAAGGGTGGGAATAGGGGAATCACGAATCTGTTTTGTTGGTGAAACGGGTGAGGTTATATCACAGATCATAGAAGGTCAGTATCCAAGATATGAGGATATTATACCAAAAAAGGATGGGAGGGTAGTGGAGGTAAATAGAGATGAGTTATTATCAGGGGTGAGGATGGCTTCGTTTATGACGAGTGAGGGATACCGGATTGTGAAGTTTGCCATTACCGGTGGAAAGCTGATGCTTACATCGAGGGCTGCGGATGTTGGGGAGGCCGAATTGGAGATTGTTGCCAGTTATGAAGGGCCTGATTTTGAGATAAGTTTTAATCCGGATTACGTCATGGATGCACTGAAGGTTTCTGATGGTGATACGATTGTTATGAAGTTCAGCGACGGTGAAGGGGCCGCTGTGTTCAAAACAGGCTATGAACAGATGGATGTTATTATGCCTATTGAGCCGAAATGATTAGTGATTATTGAAAAATAAAAAACAAGATGTAAGTTTAGTAAAATGGCTAATAAATGGTTATATGGTTAAGTGATTAGTTATTCAACATATAACTATTTAGCCATTTTACCATGCATTTAAGGAGACGCACACTATGGCGGAGGAACTACCAGAAAGATATTTTTACAACAGAAACAAGATTGTAAGAATCGGTCAGATACTGAAAGACGTGTTCCCAAAGAGGAGTATTACCGACAGAACTTATAATCAGGTTAGGGAAGCATGGCGACGTATTGCGGGTGACGATGTTTGTAAGTATTCTGATGTCACTGGCTTAAAAAATAGGGTGTTGTATGTGAATGTAGAATCCGCTGCGCTTATTCACCATTTGACTAATTTTGAAAAGCATGCTATAATTGCCCGAATTAATGAGATTGTTGGCACAAAATGTGTGGAGGATATTCGCTTTAAAGCAGGGATGATAGATGAAGGAAGAAGATAAGAGTTTAGTAGTAAGACAAGACACGTACGACGCAACGTCTATAAAGGTACTTGGTGGTATAGAGGCGGTCAGAAAAAGGCCGGCAATGTACATAGGGGATACCACCCTCAAGGGGTTGCATCATCTGGTGGAGGAAGTAGTCTGTAACAGCGTGGACGAGGCGGTGGCAGGTTTCTGCGAGAACGTGAATGTAAAAATACATGCGGATGGAAGTTTGTCGGTAGTGGATGACGGCCGGGGTATTCCGGTTGATATACACAAGGAAACGAATAAATCTGCGCTGGAAGTAGTTATGACCATGTTGCACGCAGGGGGCAAGTTTGAACATAAAAGTTACAAGGTATCCGGCGGTCTGCATGGGGTTGGTGTGTCGGTTGTGAATGCGCTTAGTGAATGGATGGAGGTGGAGGTAAAAAGGGATGAGCATGTGTACTTTCAGAGGTATGAAAAGGGTGAAGCAAAGTCGCCTGTAGAGGTAAGAGGTGTTACCAAGAAAAGAGGAACTAAGGTTCTTTTCAAGCCCGACCCTGAGATATTTGAGGATACAACGTTTTGTTTTGAAACGATAGCAAAAAGGCTAAGGGAATATGCCTTTCTGAATAAAGGACTAAAAATAACGCTCAATGATGAGAGGACCGATAAGAGCGATTCATTTCAGTATGAAGGTGGTATAAAGGCCTTTATAAAAGAGCTTAATGATGGGAAGGAAGTGGTCCATAAAGATATAATCTATTTTGAAAAGGAGAGCGACGGAACCATTGTTGAAGTAGCTATGCAGTACAATGATGGATACAGTGAGAATGTGTACTCCTTTGCGAATAATATTAATACCGTAGAGGGCGGCACCCACCTGAGTGGTTTCAGAGCCGCGCTTACGAGGACTCTCAATAATTATGCGAAGAACAAGGGACTTCTTAGTGAAGAGAAGGCGCCCACAGGGGATGATTACAAGGAAGGACTCACGGTTGTCATAAGTATTAAATTGCCAGATCCCCAGTTTGAAGGGCAGACAAAGACAAAACTTGGCAATCGCGACGTCCAGGGCTTTGTAGAAGCCGTGGTGAACGAGCAGTTTGGAATTTACTGTGAGGAGACACCGGCGACAGCAAAGGCTATCATCAATAAAGGGATTGATGCCGCCAGGGCAAGGGAGGCCGCGCGGAAAGCCAGGGATCTGACGAGGAGAAAAGGGGCGCTTGGCAACACAAATCTTCCGGGAAAGCTGGCGGATTGCTCTTCCCGTGACTTCGAGACGTCTGAATTATTCCTCGTGGAGGGTATTTCCGCGGGCGGGACGGCAAAACAGGGAAGGGACCGTACATTCCAGGCAATCCTGCCGTTAAAAGGTGTAATTTTAAATGTGGAAAAGGCGCGCATTGACAAGATGCTAAGCAATGAAGAGATCAGAACACTGATATCCGCCCTGGGAACGGGTATAGGAATGGATGAGTTTAATGTGAGCAACCTGCGGTATGGCAAGGTCATAATAATGACGGATGCCGATATCGATGGGGCACACATCAGGACGCTTCTGCTGACATTTTTCTTCAGGCAGATGATAGATTTAATAGAAAAAGGGCACATCTACATCGCGCAACCACCGCTGTATAAGGTGACAAAGAATAAAAGGCAAGAGTATATCTACGACGACAGGGAGTTACAAAAGAAGCTTATCTCACTTGGGGGTGAGGGGACCGTTATGGAGATTAACAGGGGTAAAAAAGAGGGCCTGGATAATGCAAAACTGGGAAAGTTATTACAGATCTTGGTACAGATGGAAGAGTATACAAAAATGTTAAGAAAAAAAGGGATATCTCTGGACAGGTTTTTGGGGTTACGACACAAGAAAAGTGGAAACCTTCCATTCTATAAAGTGACTTATAGGGGAGAGGTATTTTACGTCTATTCGGAAGAAGAACTGGAAAAGCTCATAAAAGAGAAACAGCAGGCAGAGGGAAGGGAACTGGAGATATTAGAAGAGGACGATGTAATCGAGACCAGGCAGAGAAGGGAAGAGGGGGTAATAGAAGTCATTGAGTATCATGAAAGCAGAGAAATAGAGAAGACTATGAGGATAATAGAGAACTTTGGTTTTTCAATAGATGAGTATTTTGACGGGCGCGACAGTAAAGAGCCACAATACAAGTTGGCATCAGGAGATACGGAAATGTATGCCAATTCCCTGGGAGAGGTTTTATCAAAGATACGTGAGATTGGGAGAAAAGGGCTGGAGATACAGCGTTATAAAGGTCTGGGCGAGATGAATGCGGAAGAACTGGCGGAAACTACCATGAATATTAATACAAGAACGCTATTAAAGGTAAAGGTGGAAGACGCAGCGAAAGCCGATGCGATCTTCAGCACCCTTGCGGGAAAGGACGTTCAGCGGAGAAAAGAATTTATAGAGAAACATGCATTAGAGGTAAGGAATTTAGATGTTTAGTTTTTTGGAATGGGAGTTACGGTGATTTCATGCAGAAGAAAGAATTAAAACAGATGGAAAATGTTCTTTTGAACAGAAAAGAAGTATTGTTGCGGGAACTTGAAGAACGGGTCGAGAAATATCGAGACACCAATAGCGGAAAGATGACAGATATTGCAGAAATCGCATCAAGCTCTTCAACCGATGAGTTGGAGATTACCGTTGCGGAAGAAGACGCACGGGAGCTGAAACAAATAGAAGATGCCCTGGCACGGATTCGGGCGGGTCATTATGGAGTTTGTGAACAGTGCGGCCAAATGATAAAAAAGGCGAGACTGAAGGCTATCCCGTTTGCCACTTTGTGTGTAAGCTGCAAGGAGGAAGAAGAAAGGGAGTATGACGAGAAAGCTACGCAGATGCGATATGATGCCGAGGATATAATTGACAAACCGGAACACGGAGAGACAGACGAAATAGACCGCAGATACCTGGGAAAAAAGATCATAGAACTCGAACGCGATGATAACAGAAACTAGCGCATCATTCCATACACTGGTTGGAACTTTCCTAAGCACATGCAAAAAATACGCCTGGAAAACCGCCATTATAGATCAAAACGGGGCACTCACGTATAACGACCTCCGCCGGGAAGCTATAAAGTGTGCGGCACGACTCTTATCAGGGAAAGCCGGAAGGAACGTCGGAATACTTCTTCCCAACGGGAGGGAATTTGTAACCGCATTCTACGGCATCCTCATGACGGGGAAAACGCCCGTCCCATTAAATTACCTGCTTTCACCAGCGCAATTGCTTTATGTAATCCAGGATGCAGGTATCAACACCATCTTCACCAACAACCTGTTTGCCCCACTGCTGGGGAATCAGATAAAACAGATTCTTCCCGGAGAAGATGAACAGTCTCCCGCATCGTTTGATGAAAGGGATATTAGGCAGGGAGATGCGGATGAACAGGCAGCCTTGCTCTATACTTCCGGCACTAATGCCAACCCGAAAGGGGTAATGTTGACACACGGGAATTTTCTGAGCAACCTGGATGGATGTATACACGCCTTCCATTTTACCGAGAAAGACGTATTGTTAGGCGTTCTTCCCCTGTTTCATACCTATGCATTGACCACAACCCTGATCCTGCCAATCTGCATCGGCGCAACAATCGTCTACCTCCCACGGTTTTCAGGGCCAAAGGTCCTGGAAATGATTGAAAAATTTAAAGTCACGGCCTTGTTTGCCATTCCATCCATGTACCGGGCGCTTTTGCGAACTGCTGAATCAACCAATCACGACCTAAGCACATTAAAGCTCTGTACGTCAGGGGGAGAACCCCTGCCGGGAGACGTTTTGGAGGCATTTAATAAAATATTTCCGGTACCATTGACCGAAGGCTACGGACTAACCGAAGCCACGGCAATCGTTTCTGTAAATCTTCCTGAAAAGTGCAAACCAGGCAGCATCGGCCCTCCGTTGAGCAACCTCGAAGTGAAGATCGTAAACGATAACGGCCAGAAGCAGCCTGTAAATAAAGAGGGCGAGATATGGGTAAAGGGGCCAAATGTGATGAGGGGGTACTACAAACTGCCACGGGAGACGGCGGAGACCACTACTACAGACGGCTGGCTGAAGACAGGGGATTACGGCAAACTGGACGAGGAAGGATTCCTTTGGATTACGGGCAGAAAAAAGGAGTTGCTTATTATCAGCGGGGAAAACGTGTCTCCCAATGAGATTGAACACGTCATCAGCAGTTATAAGAAGGTTTTTGAGGTAGCCGTTGTTGGGGTGCCTGACAAAGTTCGCGGTGAGGCTCCCAAGGCATTTATTGCGCTGCATGAGAACGTAACATGCAGCGAGGAAGAAATTAAGGACTACTGTATGCAGCGATTGCCACATTACAAGATACCTAAATATTTTGAATTCCGCAAGGAGTTGCCACACGGCCCCACCGGCAAGGTCTTAAAAAGGGCATTGAAATAACGCATTTCAGATTGAACAAAGCGTGAATCTGAAAGTATAACCTCTCTCTAAAACACATGCATGCTGAATGATTTTCTTCATATTTTCACCACCTTTATGACAAATAACCGGTGAAAGACTTCCCCTTTCTCCTGTTAGATAAATTTTACCATCTTTTAAAATGTTAAATGGAAAAGGTATATTTTTCCATACCGGTCAGCGTAATTTAAAGAGTAACTGATGATACGCAGTATAAGTCCCAAAAATTTTGATTGGTTCATGTTCCCCATAATATGTCTCATTTTGACCGTGGGGATATTTTTTATCTGGAGTGCATCATCCGAGAAGTTCGTATTCAAACAGCTCGTTTGGGTACTGATGGGATTTACCATTTTCTTTACCCTCCTTTATTTTGACTATCTCTCATTCGCCCACTACGCTTATATTATCTACGCCTGTGTCCTTTTCCTCTTATTACTCTTGCTAGTCCTTGGAGGTTCCGTGAAAGGCTCACAGAGGTGGTTTTCCATCGGTTCCTTTTCAATTCAGCCTTCGGAGTTCATGAAAATCACCCTGGTTCTCACCCTCGCAAGATTTCTCAGGTACAAGAAATACGGTCTCGGACTATTTGATATCGGAATTTCCCTCCTTTTAACCTTCATACCCATGGCGTTTATTATAAAGCAGCCGGATTTGGGCACAGCGCTGGTCATGGTTCCTATTTTACTTTCTATTCTCTATACTGCAGGTATCCGGCTCTCTCACCTCCTGATGTTCATCTGCACCGGGCTAGCCGTCTCACCTTTACTCTGGATGTTTCTGTTAAAGCCGTATCAGAAAATGAGGATCATAGGATTTCTCTGGCCTGAGAAAACCAATGATTGGGGCGCAGGCTATCACAGGCTCCAGTCCCTTATTGCCATCGGTTCCGGTGGTTTTTTTGGAGCCGGATGGGGAAATGGCACACAGAACCAAATGAAATTCCTGCCGGAACGGCATACAGATTTTATCTTTGCCGTTATTGCCGAAGAGTGGGGGTTTTTACGGACGTGTTTTGTCCTGTTTCTTTATATTGTTTTCATTACCTGCGGCATTGGTATTGCCAGGAGCACACGCGAGCCCTGCGGTCGACTTATTGTCGTAGGACTGGTTACCATGTTTGCGACTCAAATCGTAGTCAATATCTGCATGACTTTGGGAATAGCCCCCATTGTAGGAATCACGCTTCCCTTTATCAGTTACGGAGGTTCTTCCATGCTCACTTCATTTATCGCCCTTTCTATTATCTTTAATATTAAAATGCGTTCGAAGATAGACCTTGCTTCTCAGTATCTCCACGAAATACGGTAATAAAAAATGAATTTTGTTGCGTTAAAAATGCTTGTTGGAAATCGCGCCAAATACCTTGGCATTATTGTCGGACTGACCTTCGCTTCACTGCTTATTACCCAGCAGTCAGCCGTCTTCGTGGGGCTGATGACGCGGACGTTCGGCTTCCTGACGGACACGGCGCTTCCTGACATCTGGGTAATGGATCCGAAAGTGCAGTATATTGACGATCTCAAACCGCTAAAAGAAACGGAATCGCTTCGCGTTCGCAGCGTGCAAGGGGTTGCGTGGGCCGTGCCTTTGTACAAAGGGTTGCTGAAGGCGAGGCTGCCAAACGGAACCTTTCAGACATGCAACGTCATTGGTCTTGACGACGAGACGTTAATTGGAGGCCCCCCGAAATTGTTACAGGGGCAACTGGCCGACCTCCGCCGCAGTGACGCCGTAATCGTCGATAGTGTTGGCGCCACAGGTAAGCTGGCCAGGGTTATGCCAGACGGCAGGCGCGTGCCCATGAAAATAGGTGACACCATGGAACTCAATGATCATCGTGCCGTTGTCGTTGGAATTTGTGAAGTACAGCGAACGTTCCAGTCACAGCCGGTCGTTTACACAACTTTCTCGCGGGCAACGACTTTTTCACCGCGCGAGCGCAAACAGATGTCTTTTGTGCTGGTAAAAGCGAAACCGGGTCAGAATCTTCAGGCGTTGTGCCAGCGCATTCGCCAGACAACGGGTTTGGCTGCCTATACGAAGGACGAATTCAAAAAGCTTACTATCAGGTATTACAGGAAATACACGGGCATTCCTATCAATTTCGGGACTACGGTGGTGCTGGGCTTTATCGTTGGTGTTGCCATTGCAGGACAGACGTTTTACAACTTCACCCTTGATAATCTCCGTTATTTCGGAACGCTCAAGGCAATGGGCGCTTCGGATTTTCTGTTGTTGCGAATGATCTTGCTTCAGGCGGCAATGGTCGGAAGCATCGGATACGGACTCGGAGTCGGCGCCGCCTCGGTGTTCGGCATGCTGTCCGGCCGCACGGAACTTTCCTTCCAGCTGCCATGGCAGCTCCTGCTCTTCAGTGCGCTTGCCATCATGCTGATCTGTGCCATCTCTGCTGCCCTCAGCATGTGGAAGGTAGTGCGACTGGAGCCTGCAATTGTTTTTAAGAGCTAGCAGGCGAAAAAAATGGTTCAAGCCGCTTAAACGGCTTAAGCCGTTTAAACAGCTTAAACCGTGTATCCAGGATGGGAACTGAAACTTATTGTAATAATAAATCATAGAGAAAGTACCTGTTCATTATGTCAAATACGGATAACATTGCGGTGCTTTGCCGGGGTGTAACCAAAACGTATGGGAGCGGGGGTACCCGGGTCCGAGCCTTGAGTGGCGTAGATCTGGAGGTGCGTACGGGAGAACTGCTGATGCTCGTTGGCCCGTCCGGCAGCGGTAAGACAACACTGATTTCTGTCATCGCCGGCGTCCTGGACCGGGATGGCGGAGAATGTCTGGTATTTGGCCATGATTTCCAGCGTATGACCCATTATGAAAAGACGCAATATCGCGGACGAAACATTGGATTCGTTTTCCAGATGTTCAATTTGATTCCTACCCTGACGGCGGCTGAAAACGTAGCGGTTCCTCTGATCATCAATGGCACCAGACGGCGAGAGGCAATAGGCAGGGCGCGTGATATCCTCTGCCGTGTGGGTCTCAGCGATCGTACAAACTCACTCCCCTCGGAACTTTCAGGCGGACAGCAGCAGCGAGTCGCCATTGCACGGGCAATGTTACACAACCCGAAGCTCATTGTATGCGACGAACCCACCAGTGCGCTTGACCATGAGACTGGCCACAGGGTCATGGAACTGTTGCGCGAGGTGGCGGTTGGTATTGACCGTGCATTTGTTGTCGTTACCCACGATGCCCGTATTTTTGAATTCGCTGACCGCATAGCCAAAATGGATGACGGTCAGATCATTAGCGTGACAAATTCTCAGCGTAATTCGTCAGATCAAAAAAAGGAATCAGGAGAAGCCCATTATTAGAAAATACCTCCTCCCTGTCCTGGCGGCCTTAGGTGTTGGGTTTGCCGTGTTAACCGTCATTAAAGGCAGTAGATCCGTTCCACCGTCTCCACCTGTTGTGGATCCGAGTGCGCCGCCCTTCGGGTCATCTGTGGCCGGAGCTGGTATTGTGGAGGCAAACACGGAAAACATTGCTATCGGCACGCTCATTCCTGGTGTTGTCTCTGAAATTTACGTTTCCGTGGGCGGCAGGGTCAATGCCCGTGATCCTTTATTTAAGATCGACGACCGTGATCTGAAGGCCCAGCTGGCGATACGACAGACGGCGCTAAGAGTGGCAAAGGCAAAAGTCAGCGTGGAAAAGGCACAATTGGATGATTTGAAAGACCAATTGGCCAAGGCTGAAATCTTGTCTTACAAAAAGGTTATCAGCGTCGATGAACTGGACAGGCGCCGTTATGCGGTGCAAACCGCTGAGGCGAAACTGGCACAGGCAAGAGCAGAGGTCGCTTCTGCCAAAGCACAAGTGAATGAAACAGAAACCAATCTTGACCGGGTGATTGTACGGGCGCCATGCAATGGCAAGATCCTGCAGTCTAAAATCCATCCTGGGGAGTTTGCCCCTGCGGGCATCACCCAAACGCCGCTCATGCTCTTTGGTAGCACAGAACCCCTGAACGTGCGTGTTGATGTGGATGAAA contains:
- a CDS encoding HlyD family secretion protein; the protein is MLTVIKGSRSVPPSPPVVDPSAPPFGSSVAGAGIVEANTENIAIGTLIPGVVSEIYVSVGGRVNARDPLFKIDDRDLKAQLAIRQTALRVAKAKVSVEKAQLDDLKDQLAKAEILSYKKVISVDELDRRRYAVQTAEAKLAQARAEVASAKAQVNETETNLDRVIVRAPCNGKILQSKIHPGEFAPAGITQTPLMLFGSTEPLNVRVDVDENDAWRVYPDAPAVAFLRGNREIKTPLKFVRFEPYVVPKKSLTGDSTERVDTRVLQVIYRVEHNDLPIFAGQQMDVFIEAADQITP